cgttcatgctcacaggtgtacacacaggtgatcacacacaaactacaccctttttggctcttacctcaaagcacactgtgcgctgtcgatcttacgctgcacaataatgtctaacatttagtatttactgtcatattcccatagatcattgtgatgttgtttattactctcgttttcttctgcttgctttctctttctttctcaacaggtgatccagatgatcgatatatgtatttttttgtctgcttattctgttggtttttggtttttgcccttttccccgtccctcttccccgctgttttctttcctctttctttctccctttctttccccagtcaagtctgtcccgtattcagcaagtgaaaataaaataaacaataaaggtgaatcaaatggaccattacggcaaggctgggatggtccatttggtaaagtaaatccgttgggcatctttcttcgcctttagacaataattctgatggcaaaagaaccaaacgggacaggtattaaagaaaaaaacccccaaaaaaccccccaaaaaaaccaaaaaaaaaaaacagacaatacaagaagtaaaagatagcacaatatatacaatatatatatacatataagtcacttactaataaatatctgaataagaaagaagagcatgtgtaaaaagggtgtaactattgcagtgtttacagtgtgttagatggaggagttgtacagggagatggccacaggcaggaatgatttcttGTGTCGTTCattggtgctttttggtaatctcagtctctcactaaACGTGCTCCTTTGACTAGTCAGTGGGTGGGAGgaattatccaacattgtctttatcttggacaacattcgcctctccgacaccaccttaagagagtccagctccatccccacaacattactggccttgtggatcagtttattgagtctgttgtcATCTGTGACCCTCAATTTGCTCCCctcagcatgcaacagcatagaggatcgcactgACCACAAcaggctcatagaaaatcctgagcattgttCGACAGATGTTGAaagacctcagccgcctcaaaaaatagaggCGACTCTGGCCTTTCCTGTAAAgggctgtggtgtttttagcccaggCAAGTTTATTGTCAATGTATGCTCTGAGGTATTTATAGTCATCCACAATGTCAACAttgaccccctggattgaaacaggggtcaagtgtttcctggtcttcctgaagtccacgatCAGTTCAttggtctttgccacgttgagctgaagatgattctgctcacaccacgtgacaaaggagtcgaccacagcccggtactctgtctcatcatccctgctgatgtATCCATCCACCAAAGAGTCAtgagaaaacttctgaagatggcaggtctctgtgcagtggctgaagtctgtggaaGGGGAAGGGGAACAGTTCtttgtggtgctcctgtgttgctGATTAACTTGtcagacacactgtggaagacgCACatattcagaatcagaatcagaagactttatttatccccaaggggcaattaacaaaCAACAGAGCAGCATAACGTTGAAGGACAAATAATAAATTCACAGactatacagtatatacactttttaaattacacagttttaaaattaagtgactgaaaggtgaataaataactgtaagtgactaaaagtgaataaagtgtCGGTAGTACAAGAAGaatgtattttgtattgtggtcttcctgtcaggtaatcaacaatccaggacaccagagaagcaGCCACCTGCATCGCTGTTAGCTTATCAAACAggagggtcggcctgatggtgttgaaagcactggaaatcaaaaaaatatgaccctcacagtgctcgccgGCTGGTCCAGGTGGGTGTAGACACGATTGAGCAgatagatgatggcgtcctctgttCTGAGACGCAGAGAAGCAGAGCTGATCACTTCTGCTCTCACACTAACAGAGTTTTTGTAAATCCTCTAAGTGTTTACTCTCCATGTCGTCAGAACTCTAATCTCACTGAAATCCAACTGAATGTGTTGCAGAGAAACCACATCACACAAGCTGAGCTGTGTTAATATAACTGCAGTGAAAACACAGGCACAGTCAGCCATTATCTCCACATAATGTTTAAAAGAAACTGTGTGACATGGGTCTCTAAATATCTGAAATAGAAATGTTCATTAATCAGTGATTTGATAACAAATAATTTGTTATCAAATCAAATGTGATTTACATATGGTGGTCCTGCTTAAAGAACATACAGCAGATAGAAACATTGACCCCGACCTACTTAGAAATGTCTGACAGTCATGAACAGTAAAAATTAGGATTTCAGTCctgctttgatttgatttgtacTTCCACTCATATCTCTATGGATGTAGCATGTTGCAGCTAATGCGTGCTCCACCCTGTTGCACACATTTGATCActtatgacaacaaaaacaacaagaaacacTGTTGTGAAATAATTGAAGCTACAACCTAAATGATGCAAAATCAGTCGATCTTTCATACTGTCTGTGGGTCTTATGAACCAGGCTGTGACAATGTGCGGGATCACCTGGGATCCAGACCCAGGACCTCTCATTTCATATGAGGCTATGACAAAAAGAGTTAGGACAAAGAGGGCAGGGGCCCATCACAGCACAAACTACATGAGCTGTACTTACAGGTACTAAAGAGTGACACGAACAACTGGAGCAGTTTGAAATGTTTCACAAGATGTGGCTTTAATAACAAAAGCACCAACAAGAAAGAGTCAATTTTAAGGCTCACTGAAAAATTCACAGTTTGTGTTGATTCAGGAAGAGGTCAAAAGACAAAGACTACATGAGTCCAGTCTtagtcatgtgatcatgtgtttACAGTTTATCAGGCACCAAAACAACTATGACAGTATCTGTGAGTGACACGTAGATTTAATTCCAGTCAGAACCATCAGGACACCAGCTACTCCAGTGAGGTGATCAGGTAGGATGTGAAAGCATGAAATACAAAAATCAAACAGGATGAAGCACGactttgtcttcttctctgataTTTGACCTGAAAATGTCTTTCATGTAAAAATAAGCTGAAAACTTATTTCAGTGAcagagctgcagtgatgcacacacacacagtacatgATGATCTCCTCCTCTGAGCAGGAACATTTACTGTTTATCTACATAAAAATATCCAGAGATGATCATCAAAGTCCATTTATTCAATTAATCTCCACATCAGAGATGGAGAGGACAAAGTTAGTGAGACTCACAGAGACAAAACAGAGCTCTGATTCAGAAGTGATACTCTGTGGTGACATCAGTGATTACATCATCATGCTCATTATCCAATCCCTGGTCAGGCAGAGTGGGCTTGGTTGAATCACTGATGCCATTTCctgaaaaaaccaaaaccaaaaacaaatgcagAACATCTATCGGCTGTTTATTCATGAAGAGACAGGATTTAATCATCAGCATATTAATTTATCAGTGAATGATTCAGAGTGTTACCTTTGGCTCTGCATTGATATAAAGACATCATGAGGAGAGTGGAGATGAGGTATGGACAGAACACCACCAGGTGGAGGACTATTCTGAATGCAAGCTGTAGTGAGGAGTCAGCGGTCAGATCTGGAGCGGTGGGAATAGTTGTAGtggtaggtggaggtgtggttgtATGTTTGTCTGCAGAGAGAATCCCACCTGTTCAGGTGGATATGTGGATGAAATAAGAGCTGAAATCAGAGTGAAGctcctcacctgtgacagtgatccagctggatggagactctccatgaccgctgatgtcacacttgtagaggccttcatcagacctggaaacatgctggatggtcatgtgacctgtaggctgcttcctgatgagggagccatctttatagaaagcagctgggaggttggagggagtggtctttgttttacagagcagagtgacgtcatctccctccatcacagggaggacaggactctgcaggatcactgatccacctcaacacagagacaaactacagcatttcatccatttacacacagcttcatcaacactaactccacacactcagcttaccagtgactgtcaggttaaccatgttactgatgggaccctctctggactcacaccagtaaactccactgtccaatGGGTCAATATAGCTGAagttacaggaagaaccagctggttttccccacccatctccacactgagtcgtctgttgtttgcttgtgtttctcctcagagtccatccagcagagctgtcgtcctcctcacagctcagagacacaaaatcATATTCAAAcagctgagagctgctgggactcacagtcagacgagctgtgaggaaTTTAGTGTATTTTAACTAAAATTAATTGACCTGCTGACTTTTACAGttcattaaccctttaagacataccatagaaccaagtccgccagaccttatattatatatttacatgttgtagtgccatttttgggagcatttcaagttgatatacatcaatacaatgATTATAGcctaaattttaataatatgtatgcattaagtgcatagtaattacataaattgcaaaaaagtgcaataaactacaaaaaaattgaaaatcgtttttgtttttttaacatatatttctagttagagaaatttaagaggcttatccctcaaaactgtaaatacaaaaaagttgcacaaaatagtttcccaccacaggaaatttattttaagtgtcttcataggtttatttttgaaatacaccaatttttatatactgcaggaaaaacgaaaataaatattatgatgcaaatttgcaaaaaaaacagcatatgcatcaaaacaaactatttccagcagtgcaatatgagtcctaagcatcccagaaacgacacagaaagtcatgaagtcaaacataacttttaaaaaaacaagtataGGCTCATAAGGCCACgatggtaaaaaaaaactacatttccgcaaaatgacgtcacttccggtgtCGGGCAGGTCATGgtggacatgcgatagttcacGCTGATGGACTTAGGAAGtgttacaaacagctgatcggatcggcaaagcgtgtttctggaatattatgtttttgttgctgcaagcgctttttatgcagtttttgcaaagctttatgtggaaggaaactgtgacctacgacaagctgatggcataagatgtaagtacaactcttccggtttcatatgcaaaaaaaattattgcgctagcttactggttgcagtgctaccgggatttaaaaatagttacgcaaaatggAGCGTGCCTGCTCCAACCatctttaaagggttaatggtGTGAGGTAGTCAGACACGAACGTCAAGGAAGGTGGTAGGGAAGCAGACTAGGCAGGCATTTCAGATTTCAAGGTGAGCAATTTATTTACACTGAACTTAATATAATGTAACTTAACAAAACTTCCCCCCCAAATCAATTCAATTAACTCAACATAACATGGCTCTGGTGACaca
The sequence above is a segment of the Oreochromis aureus strain Israel breed Guangdong linkage group 3, ZZ_aureus, whole genome shotgun sequence genome. Coding sequences within it:
- the LOC120433979 gene encoding low affinity immunoglobulin gamma Fc region receptor II-like, yielding MVGAARLTVSPSSSQLFEYDFVSLSCEEDDSSAGWTLRRNTSKQQTTQCGDGWGKPAGSSCNFSYIDPLDSGVYWCESREGPISNMVNLTVTGGSVILQSPVLPVMEGDDVTLLCKTKTTPSNLPAAFYKDGSLIRKQPTGHMTIQHVSRSDEGLYKCDISGHGESPSSWITVTDKHTTTPPPTTTTIPTAPDLTADSSLQLAFRIVLHLVVFCPYLISTLLMMSLYQCRAKGNGISDSTKPTLPDQGLDNEHDDVITDVTTEYHF